Proteins from one Pithys albifrons albifrons isolate INPA30051 chromosome 2, PitAlb_v1, whole genome shotgun sequence genomic window:
- the COX7A2 gene encoding cytochrome c oxidase subunit 7A2, mitochondrial yields the protein MWRNVLALRQISQRTISTASRRQIENRVPEHQKLFQEDNGLPVHLKGGVKDALLYRTTMGLSVFGTIYALYYLIVSSMPKKQA from the exons gctCTTCGccagatttcccagagaacCATAAGCACTGCTTCACGCAGGCAGATTGAAAACAGAGTTCCTGAGCATCAGAAGCTGTTTCAG GAGGATAATGGCCTCCCAGTGCATCTTAAAGGTGGTGTAAAGGATGCTCTGTTGTATAGAACCACCATGGGTCTAAGTGTGTTTG GAACGATCTATGCTCTTTATTATCTGATTGTCTCTTCAATGCCCAAGAAGCAGGCATGA